A window from Azoarcus sp. DD4 encodes these proteins:
- a CDS encoding lytic transglycosylase domain-containing protein, with translation MPRSRATYCRLALASLFALASGVAWSGAQQYEPLAASVRAALHAAVSDARAPDLPITDAGERVRWLAEMSRRLQRRIPDEHYRIELLTSIHYEATRAGLDPQLVLGLVQVESNFRKYAISSAGARGFMQVMPFWIKVIGREDDNLFHLRTNLRYGCTILRHYLDIERGDLFRALGRYNGSLGKPEYPNLVRTAWERDWSWKPERLAAAPVRNAAN, from the coding sequence ATGCCCCGCTCCCGTGCGACGTACTGTCGTCTCGCGCTCGCCAGCCTGTTCGCGCTGGCGAGCGGCGTCGCATGGAGCGGCGCCCAGCAATACGAACCGCTGGCGGCCAGCGTCCGCGCAGCGCTGCATGCGGCGGTCAGCGACGCACGCGCACCCGACCTGCCGATTACCGACGCGGGCGAACGCGTCCGCTGGCTGGCTGAAATGTCGCGCCGCCTGCAGCGACGCATTCCGGACGAGCACTACCGCATCGAACTGCTCACCAGCATCCATTACGAAGCCACCCGCGCCGGGCTGGATCCGCAACTGGTACTCGGGCTCGTTCAGGTAGAAAGCAACTTCCGCAAGTACGCGATTTCCAGTGCCGGGGCCCGCGGCTTCATGCAGGTGATGCCGTTCTGGATAAAGGTGATCGGCCGCGAAGACGACAACCTCTTCCACCTGCGTACCAACCTGCGCTACGGCTGCACCATCCTGCGCCACTATCTCGACATCGAGCGCGGCGACCTCTTCCGCGCGCTTGGACGCTACAACGGCAGCCTGGGCAAACCGGAATACCCCAACCTGGTACGCACCGCCTGGGAGCGCGACTGGTCGTGGAAGCCGGAGCGGCTGGCTGCCGCACCGGTCCGCAACGCAGCAAACTAG
- a CDS encoding polymer-forming cytoskeletal protein, translating to MFNKPALFPKNADTLQSRTVRPVGSGVTANGNGSPQTPTTPALSPQKDSPPVTAPLAQAEAATPLQEEASSRGSSLIVGPDVKLKGAEILDCDTLVVEGRVEATMDSRVIKIAENGAFSGTVCIDVAEIHGNFDGELTAREQLIIHATGRVSGKIRYGKILIEAGGEVSGDVQSFSAKKGGLVREEKPALGEPKPLAAVAG from the coding sequence ATGTTCAACAAGCCCGCCCTGTTCCCCAAGAACGCCGATACCCTGCAGTCCCGCACCGTTCGCCCGGTTGGGTCGGGTGTGACCGCCAACGGCAACGGTAGCCCGCAAACGCCCACCACGCCTGCGCTGTCGCCGCAGAAGGACAGTCCCCCGGTCACGGCGCCCCTCGCCCAGGCGGAGGCCGCCACGCCGCTGCAGGAAGAGGCGAGCAGCCGCGGCAGCAGCCTGATCGTCGGGCCGGACGTCAAGCTCAAGGGGGCGGAGATTCTCGACTGCGATACGCTGGTGGTCGAAGGTCGCGTCGAGGCCACGATGGACAGCCGTGTCATCAAAATCGCCGAGAACGGGGCATTTTCCGGCACGGTATGTATCGACGTTGCCGAGATCCACGGCAATTTCGACGGCGAGCTGACCGCGCGCGAGCAGCTCATCATTCACGCCACCGGGCGGGTGAGCGGCAAGATCCGCTACGGCAAGATCCTGATCGAAGCCGGCGGCGAGGTTTCCGGCGACGTGCAGTCGTTCTCGGCGAAGAAGGGCGGTCTGGTGCGTGAGGAAAAGCCGGCGCTCGGCGAACCCAAGCCGCTGGCTGCGGTTGCCGGCTGA
- a CDS encoding RNA pyrophosphohydrolase, producing the protein MLDREGYRPNVGIILVNARNEVFWGKRIREHSWQFPQGGIKHGESPEQAMYRELYEEVGLRPEHVKILGRTRGWLRYDVPKHWIRREWRNTYRGQKQIWYLLRLVGRDTDVCLRASNHPEFDAWRWSEYWVPLEAVIEFKRQVYQQALTELSRVLFRAKPCELPEGYRQGAPSQA; encoded by the coding sequence ATGCTCGACCGTGAAGGCTATCGCCCGAACGTCGGCATCATCCTGGTGAACGCGCGCAATGAGGTGTTCTGGGGCAAACGGATCCGCGAACATTCCTGGCAGTTTCCGCAAGGCGGCATCAAGCACGGCGAGTCGCCGGAGCAGGCCATGTATCGGGAACTGTACGAAGAGGTCGGATTACGCCCGGAGCACGTGAAGATCCTCGGTCGCACGCGTGGCTGGTTGAGGTACGACGTTCCCAAGCACTGGATCAGGCGGGAATGGCGCAACACCTATCGCGGGCAGAAGCAGATCTGGTATCTGCTCCGCCTGGTTGGTCGCGATACGGATGTGTGCCTGCGTGCGAGCAATCACCCGGAATTCGATGCCTGGCGCTGGAGTGAGTACTGGGTGCCGCTCGAAGCGGTGATCGAGTTCAAGCGCCAGGTGTATCAACAAGCGCTGACCGAGTTGTCCCGCGTGCTGTTCCGCGCGAAGCCCTGCGAGTTGCCGGAAGGCTATCGGCAGGGCGCACCGTCGCAAGCCTGA
- a CDS encoding rubrerythrin family protein, translated as MQLKGSKTEDNLKAAFAGESQANRRYLYFAAKADVEGQNDVAAVFRSTAEGETGHAHGHLEYLEACGDPATGLPIGATRLNLGAAIAGETHEYTDMYPGMAKVARDEGFEEISDWFETLAKAERSHANRFQKALDALVD; from the coding sequence ATGCAACTCAAGGGATCCAAGACCGAGGACAACCTCAAGGCCGCATTTGCCGGCGAGTCCCAGGCCAACCGACGCTATCTCTACTTCGCCGCCAAGGCCGACGTCGAAGGTCAGAACGATGTGGCAGCGGTGTTCCGCTCCACCGCGGAAGGCGAAACCGGTCACGCCCACGGTCACCTCGAATACCTCGAAGCCTGTGGCGATCCGGCCACCGGTCTGCCCATCGGTGCGACGCGGCTGAACCTCGGGGCTGCCATCGCGGGTGAGACCCACGAATACACCGATATGTACCCCGGCATGGCCAAGGTGGCCCGCGACGAAGGCTTCGAGGAGATCTCGGATTGGTTCGAAACGCTGGCCAAGGCCGAGCGCTCCCACGCCAACCGCTTCCAGAAGGCGCTGGACGCCCTGGTCGACTGA
- a CDS encoding CBS domain-containing protein, with amino-acid sequence MLRERFAPLPQVDLAGFHCELAEVAHERRVRIDSAAMDVMTDLSLIPAASIDVATAADEAHRAMQLRGVRLLLVTDSLRGVVGVVTAADFLGERPLRVANGRGIRFAEISVGQVMTAMDEMEAMRLDDVLRAEVGHVVATLRRSGRQHALVVEPMAGGRLRIRGIFSLTQISRQLGEPVPASTEVARNFAEIEAAIAV; translated from the coding sequence ATGCTCAGGGAACGTTTTGCGCCGCTGCCCCAGGTCGATCTGGCCGGGTTTCATTGCGAGCTTGCCGAGGTGGCGCATGAACGGCGCGTGCGCATCGATTCGGCGGCCATGGATGTGATGACGGACCTGAGTCTTATCCCGGCGGCGAGCATCGATGTCGCCACCGCGGCCGACGAGGCGCACCGGGCGATGCAGCTTCGCGGCGTGCGCTTGCTGCTGGTGACTGATTCTTTGCGCGGCGTGGTCGGCGTGGTCACGGCTGCTGACTTTCTCGGCGAGCGCCCGCTGCGGGTGGCGAATGGACGCGGCATCCGGTTCGCCGAGATCAGCGTCGGACAGGTGATGACGGCAATGGACGAAATGGAAGCGATGCGACTGGACGACGTGTTGCGCGCCGAGGTCGGCCACGTGGTTGCGACCTTGCGGCGCTCGGGGCGGCAACATGCGCTGGTGGTCGAGCCGATGGCGGGCGGCCGGCTGCGCATCCGCGGCATCTTTTCCCTGACCCAGATCAGTCGTCAGCTTGGCGAGCCGGTGCCGGCAAGCACCGAGGTCGCGCGCAACTTTGCCGAAATCGAAGCGGCGATCGCGGTCTGA
- a CDS encoding proline--tRNA ligase: MRARQFFISTLKEAPSDAEVISQKLMLRAGMIRKVAAGIYNYLPMGLRSIRKVENIIREEMNRAGALELIMPLVQPSELWQETGRWDKMGPEMLRFKDRHERDFALQPTSEEVVTDIARQELKSYRQLPKNFYQIQTKFRDERRPRFGVMRGREFTMKDAYSFDRSPEAAGESYDAMYAAYSRIFDRLGLTYRAVAADTGAIGGDRSHEFQVIADTGEDAIVYCPGSSYAANIELAEALSLLSDRAAASAPLVKTPTPGKSTCEDVAALLGVPLATTVKSLVLATDDVDEAGKVVKSSIWLLLVRGDHELNEVKAGKIEGLKAGFRFATEDEIVAHFGCKPGYLGPIGLKQPVKVIADRTVANIADFICGANAEDFHYTGANWGRDLPEPDLVADIRNVVEGDPSPDGKGTLAIQRGIEVGHVFYLGTKYSKAMNATFLDVDGKPKHFEMGCYGIGVTRILGAAIEQNHDERGILWPASIAPFEVVICPVGWGKSDAVRDEAQKLYDTLIAAGIDAILDDRDERPGVMFADWELIGVPHRVTIGDRGLKEGVIEYQGRRDAEAIRLAVAETAQHVISRLRG, encoded by the coding sequence ATGCGCGCCCGCCAGTTCTTCATTTCCACTCTCAAGGAAGCTCCCTCCGATGCGGAAGTCATCAGCCAGAAGCTGATGCTGCGTGCAGGCATGATCCGCAAGGTCGCCGCCGGCATCTACAACTACCTGCCGATGGGCCTGCGCAGCATCCGCAAGGTGGAGAACATCATCCGCGAAGAGATGAACCGCGCCGGTGCGCTCGAACTGATCATGCCGCTGGTGCAGCCATCCGAGCTGTGGCAGGAAACCGGCCGCTGGGACAAGATGGGTCCCGAGATGCTGCGCTTCAAGGATCGCCACGAACGCGACTTCGCGCTGCAGCCGACCTCCGAAGAGGTCGTCACCGACATCGCCCGCCAGGAACTGAAGAGCTACCGTCAGCTGCCGAAGAACTTCTACCAGATCCAGACCAAGTTCCGCGACGAGCGCCGCCCGCGCTTCGGTGTGATGCGCGGCCGCGAATTCACCATGAAGGACGCCTACTCCTTCGACCGCAGCCCCGAAGCCGCCGGTGAGAGCTATGACGCGATGTATGCCGCCTACAGCCGCATCTTCGACCGCCTCGGCCTCACCTACCGCGCGGTGGCGGCCGACACCGGCGCCATCGGCGGCGACCGCTCGCACGAATTCCAGGTCATCGCCGACACCGGCGAGGACGCCATCGTCTACTGCCCCGGCTCCAGCTACGCCGCCAACATCGAACTGGCCGAAGCGCTGTCGCTGTTGAGCGACCGTGCCGCCGCCAGTGCCCCTCTAGTGAAGACGCCGACCCCGGGCAAGTCCACCTGCGAGGACGTCGCCGCCCTGCTCGGCGTGCCGCTCGCCACCACGGTGAAATCGCTGGTGCTGGCCACCGACGACGTCGACGAAGCCGGCAAGGTGGTGAAGAGCAGCATCTGGCTGCTGCTGGTACGTGGCGACCACGAGCTCAACGAGGTCAAGGCCGGCAAGATCGAGGGGCTCAAAGCCGGCTTCCGCTTCGCCACCGAAGACGAGATCGTCGCCCACTTCGGCTGCAAGCCTGGTTACCTCGGCCCGATCGGCCTCAAGCAGCCGGTCAAGGTCATCGCCGACCGCACCGTTGCCAACATAGCCGACTTCATCTGCGGCGCAAATGCCGAGGACTTCCATTACACCGGCGCGAACTGGGGCCGCGACCTGCCCGAACCCGATCTCGTTGCCGACATCCGCAACGTGGTCGAGGGCGACCCCAGCCCCGACGGCAAGGGCACGCTCGCCATCCAGCGCGGCATCGAGGTCGGCCACGTGTTCTACCTCGGCACCAAGTACTCCAAGGCAATGAACGCGACCTTCCTGGACGTCGACGGCAAGCCCAAGCACTTCGAGATGGGCTGCTACGGCATCGGCGTCACCCGCATCCTCGGCGCTGCCATCGAACAGAACCACGACGAGCGCGGCATCCTCTGGCCGGCCTCGATCGCCCCGTTCGAAGTGGTGATCTGCCCGGTGGGCTGGGGCAAGTCGGACGCGGTGCGCGACGAAGCGCAAAAGCTTTACGACACCCTGATCGCAGCCGGTATCGATGCCATCCTCGACGACCGTGACGAGCGCCCGGGCGTGATGTTCGCCGACTGGGAGCTGATCGGCGTGCCGCACCGCGTCACCATCGGCGACCGTGGCCTGAAGGAAGGCGTGATCGAGTACCAGGGCCGGCGCGACGCCGAAGCAATCCGCCTGGCTGTGGCAGAAACCGCACAGCATGTAATTTCGCGCCTGCGCGGCTGA